The following are encoded in a window of bacterium SCSIO 12643 genomic DNA:
- a CDS encoding class I lanthipeptide: MKKLKLTGKLSLNKETISKLNDEQMNDVNGGRGSGSDRLCSNIPCATTGCPSIGIVCEPITPRISS, encoded by the coding sequence ATGAAAAAGTTAAAATTAACCGGAAAGTTATCTTTGAATAAAGAGACTATTTCAAAATTAAATGATGAGCAAATGAATGATGTAAATGGTGGTAGAGGTAGCGGTAGTGATCGCTTATGCTCAAATATTCCATGTGCAACTACAGGATGTCCATCTATTGGAATAGTTTGCGAGCCAATTACTCCACGAATTAGTTCTTAA
- a CDS encoding erythromycin esterase family protein produces MKSVLVFVVFIHLTIQAFSQIYVDTLVNQMYKISDCDSHLIYSEIAKIVKDKRIVILGEAGHGDGGVFELKSGLIKYLVENHGFNTVALEGAGFFDFQYIQNNVPEVEGIQRAYLGWAPMWKDAKETSVLNKLIEEGKVKAFGMDSEISYGASLLPYYLSKMYSFDGIDMDKLYKLNRRLYRQDSTLSAEDYRMIDSSYIEIKKRLDTMTIAMDVKEILLQSVDNALALSEEYHIVFIDKDMRDYGINTRDQQMANNIMWFLERNPNAKMIIWTASFHGATKIKDIVYDEEDPKLYDLYVTLGEHLKEKYKEGVYSIAYTSGGGVAGMYLTGQEFPVDPFEETLESQLYQKPICFGFLNFNGLNLSESKQYQSILMGYRLKKGIWQNAFDGIFYLRTNHATSRRK; encoded by the coding sequence ATGAAGAGTGTATTAGTATTTGTAGTTTTCATTCACTTAACCATTCAGGCTTTTTCCCAGATTTATGTAGACACACTGGTAAATCAGATGTATAAAATATCTGATTGTGATAGCCATTTAATATACTCAGAAATTGCTAAAATCGTAAAGGACAAAAGAATTGTAATACTGGGTGAAGCCGGCCACGGTGATGGCGGTGTTTTTGAATTAAAATCAGGTTTGATTAAATATTTAGTTGAAAACCATGGATTTAACACTGTGGCTCTGGAAGGAGCAGGATTCTTTGATTTCCAGTATATCCAGAATAATGTACCAGAAGTTGAAGGAATTCAAAGAGCGTATTTGGGTTGGGCTCCAATGTGGAAAGATGCTAAAGAGACTAGCGTATTAAATAAGCTTATAGAAGAAGGAAAAGTAAAGGCTTTTGGAATGGATTCGGAAATTAGTTACGGAGCTAGTTTGTTGCCTTATTATTTGAGTAAAATGTATTCATTCGATGGGATCGATATGGATAAACTCTATAAGCTTAACCGTAGATTATATAGGCAAGACAGTACATTGTCAGCCGAAGATTATAGAATGATTGATTCATCCTATATCGAGATTAAAAAAAGATTAGATACTATGACAATTGCCATGGATGTAAAGGAAATACTGTTACAGTCTGTGGATAATGCATTAGCACTTTCAGAAGAATATCATATTGTATTTATTGATAAGGATATGAGAGATTATGGAATTAATACAAGAGATCAACAAATGGCTAATAACATTATGTGGTTTCTTGAAAGAAACCCGAATGCTAAAATGATTATTTGGACGGCCAGTTTTCATGGCGCTACTAAAATTAAGGATATTGTATATGATGAAGAAGATCCTAAACTATATGATTTGTATGTCACTTTGGGAGAACATTTAAAGGAAAAATATAAAGAAGGAGTATATTCAATTGCCTATACTTCCGGAGGTGGAGTTGCGGGAATGTACTTAACCGGGCAGGAATTTCCTGTTGATCCATTTGAGGAAACATTAGAAAGTCAATTATATCAAAAACCCATATGTTTTGGATTTCTAAATTTCAATGGGTTGAACCTAAGTGAATCTAAACAATATCAAAGTATTCTTATGGGCTACAGATTAAAAAAAGGAATCTGGCAAAATGCGTTTGATGGGATTTTTTATTTAAGAACAAATCATGCAACCTCACGTAGAAAATAA